In one Acetobacter sp. genomic region, the following are encoded:
- a CDS encoding GumC family protein, with translation MLDRPLDCTFEQPRAEPPPVVTGGYGLTMRYFSMGWRHRYLFSAVALLILFLGTLAVLSLKRSFMAPATVVVTTHVVDPMVQQSDSNRTIEDDELATQSSLIASRDVAAMVLKELPPPPPPVSHNWHHFLCEHGVRLGCVAGTEVASNSAGVADRQIDGLLASVTVEPLPRSRILTVTAKADTGERAAAVANAFVSSYQKLALNQQRSDLQREAEWLDDRTAALRQRWLEAERAASTYNVQHALVNTTGGSPLVEHQISDMAVSLGQAQTRYAAAQARASTLKAAMQSGDPQTLLTLGEQPLVIAAATALMQEESERAQKSASFGPNHPDVIAFDKQIASSRANLVAATRRALLSINGELASARAEVDQLTSDLDRLRLQSGKQSGAQAEYRTLDQESQSARSIYESFLERAKQLTDRVALLQPPVMFVSHAAVPATATFPNRTKLMMGVIVLAVVGGIGAVALRVFFSPSFTDIDEFRGFGGMPLLAVFPWIQAGKKKSPVDLLREHPFSLPAEALRQLGAQLSIASGGTRSGDTRIIAIASALPGDGKMTLAAWLAAAAEEAGETALVIDTDFSRRVGLDRNRAGGSLGLSDVLQGKVAARNIIVRDQQRGCDVMSAGTPRGYVFDRAEISQLQDLFRDLSRSYRKIILVTPPLGVMAGGLSMASVADQTLFVCRWGRTSRETTAACIERLRLYGARLSGFVVTGTDNASFNLLCGAQLTRQEARLIAHRRQA, from the coding sequence ATGCTTGATCGACCACTGGACTGTACTTTCGAGCAGCCAAGGGCTGAACCTCCTCCTGTGGTCACAGGGGGCTACGGACTCACGATGCGCTATTTCTCGATGGGGTGGCGCCATCGTTATCTGTTCAGTGCTGTTGCCCTCCTGATTCTTTTTCTCGGTACGCTGGCGGTTCTGTCGCTGAAGCGATCTTTCATGGCGCCTGCGACTGTGGTTGTGACAACGCATGTCGTTGACCCGATGGTGCAGCAGTCCGACTCCAATCGGACCATCGAAGATGACGAGCTTGCCACACAGTCCTCGTTGATTGCCTCAAGAGATGTGGCTGCGATGGTGCTGAAGGAGCTTCCGCCTCCACCTCCGCCGGTATCGCATAATTGGCATCACTTTCTCTGTGAGCATGGTGTCAGGCTGGGATGTGTTGCCGGGACGGAGGTGGCGAGCAACAGCGCCGGAGTTGCGGATCGGCAGATTGACGGCCTGCTGGCCAGCGTGACGGTGGAGCCGCTCCCACGATCCCGTATCCTCACTGTGACTGCGAAAGCGGATACTGGGGAGCGTGCGGCTGCCGTGGCCAATGCATTTGTCAGCAGTTATCAGAAGCTGGCGCTGAACCAGCAGCGTAGCGACCTGCAACGTGAGGCGGAATGGCTGGATGACCGGACGGCGGCGCTCCGTCAACGCTGGCTGGAAGCCGAGCGGGCCGCCAGCACCTACAACGTCCAGCACGCGCTCGTTAACACGACAGGCGGATCGCCTCTTGTCGAACATCAGATTTCCGACATGGCAGTCAGTCTGGGGCAGGCTCAGACGCGTTACGCCGCTGCTCAGGCACGGGCATCCACCCTGAAGGCCGCCATGCAGAGCGGTGATCCGCAGACTCTTCTGACGCTCGGTGAACAGCCTCTTGTCATTGCGGCCGCGACGGCCCTGATGCAGGAAGAAAGCGAGAGAGCCCAGAAAAGCGCTTCCTTTGGCCCCAACCATCCTGACGTCATTGCGTTTGACAAACAGATTGCCAGCAGCCGGGCGAATCTGGTCGCAGCCACCCGCCGGGCTCTGCTTTCGATCAATGGAGAACTTGCGTCCGCACGTGCAGAGGTGGATCAGTTGACGTCGGATCTTGATCGTCTTCGTTTGCAGTCCGGCAAACAGAGTGGAGCGCAGGCGGAGTATCGGACCCTTGATCAGGAATCGCAAAGCGCAAGAAGCATATATGAGTCCTTCCTTGAGCGGGCCAAACAACTGACGGATCGCGTCGCCCTTCTTCAGCCGCCCGTGATGTTTGTTTCGCATGCGGCGGTTCCGGCTACGGCGACTTTCCCCAATCGCACGAAGCTGATGATGGGCGTCATCGTTCTCGCTGTTGTCGGTGGCATCGGTGCAGTCGCGCTGCGCGTTTTCTTTTCGCCAAGTTTTACGGATATTGACGAGTTCAGGGGCTTCGGCGGCATGCCGCTGCTGGCTGTCTTCCCCTGGATTCAGGCAGGAAAGAAAAAATCGCCAGTCGATCTTTTGCGTGAACACCCATTCTCTCTGCCTGCCGAGGCGCTGAGGCAACTGGGGGCACAGCTTTCCATCGCCAGCGGCGGAACACGGAGTGGTGACACAAGGATCATAGCCATTGCGTCGGCGTTGCCCGGCGATGGAAAGATGACGCTCGCTGCATGGCTCGCCGCGGCAGCCGAGGAAGCTGGTGAAACGGCTCTGGTCATCGATACGGATTTCAGCCGTCGGGTTGGCCTTGATCGCAACCGGGCCGGGGGCTCTCTGGGGCTTTCAGACGTTCTGCAAGGGAAGGTTGCGGCACGGAATATCATTGTCAGGGATCAGCAGCGGGGATGCGATGTCATGTCCGCAGGCACGCCACGAGGCTATGTCTTTGACCGGGCCGAGATTTCGCAACTTCAGGATCTGTTTCGTGATCTTTCCCGTTCTTACCGCAAGATTATTCTCGTCACGCCTCCGCTGGGTGTCATGGCAGGCGGTCTGTCGATGGCTTCTGTTGCGGACCAGACGCTTTTTGTCTGCCGCTGGGGACGCACGTCTCGGGAAACAACGGCTGCCTGCATTGAAAGATTGCGGCTTTATGGTGCCAGACTATCAGGTTTTGTCGTGACGGGTACGGACAACGCATCTTTCAATCTTCTCTGCGGCGCCCAGTTGACGCGACAGGAAGCCCGACTGATTGCGCATAGGCGTCAGGCGTGA
- a CDS encoding glycosyltransferase family 4 protein, producing the protein MKILHVVRQFSPSVGGLEDSVLSLAFEQRAMGIDAQVITLNTVFNRDTGRLPPRESIQGIPVTRVPWRGSTRYPLAPTVLAHVGGADLIHVHAIDFFFDFFALTKFVVRKPLIVSTHGGFFHSGAYAKLKKLWFATLTRASVRAYDKVVACSQNDADIFADVAKGRLVTIENGINQSKFSNASSEKPLRTLISFGRFSPHKRLDRLFDLLAVLKKQNPEWKLIVAGRPAEQSVSDLEQFAVRSGVENAVQFLVEPSDEALRDALGVASWFVSFSDHEGFGLAAVEAMSAGLIPVLSEIAPFSRLVDKTGVGLQLEGEDMQGLATKIESLQTDPEAMAAGRASAIAGAQSYDWKDVARQYVGVYAEVLGMPVASSGSVS; encoded by the coding sequence GTGAAAATCCTGCATGTTGTAAGGCAGTTCAGCCCGTCAGTCGGCGGGCTTGAAGACTCCGTTCTCAGCCTCGCCTTTGAACAGAGAGCCATGGGCATCGATGCTCAGGTCATAACGCTGAATACAGTGTTCAACAGGGACACTGGACGGCTGCCTCCTCGTGAATCGATACAGGGCATCCCGGTAACCCGCGTGCCCTGGCGAGGCTCCACACGCTACCCGCTGGCCCCGACAGTGCTCGCGCATGTTGGTGGAGCGGATCTCATTCATGTGCATGCGATTGATTTTTTCTTTGATTTCTTCGCACTGACAAAATTCGTGGTCAGGAAGCCACTGATTGTGTCCACTCATGGTGGTTTTTTCCATAGTGGGGCGTATGCGAAACTCAAGAAACTCTGGTTTGCAACGCTGACCCGGGCAAGTGTCAGGGCATATGACAAAGTTGTCGCCTGTAGCCAGAATGATGCGGATATTTTTGCTGACGTTGCAAAAGGCCGACTGGTTACCATTGAAAATGGTATCAACCAGTCGAAATTCTCCAATGCGTCCTCAGAAAAACCACTTCGTACATTGATAAGTTTCGGGCGGTTCTCGCCACATAAACGTCTTGACCGTCTTTTTGATCTTCTGGCGGTATTGAAAAAACAGAACCCGGAATGGAAGCTGATTGTCGCGGGAAGACCGGCGGAGCAGTCTGTATCAGACCTTGAACAATTCGCGGTGCGGTCTGGTGTTGAGAATGCTGTCCAGTTTCTCGTTGAGCCGTCCGATGAAGCGTTGCGGGACGCTCTTGGTGTCGCAAGCTGGTTCGTGAGTTTCTCAGATCACGAAGGGTTTGGTCTGGCTGCGGTGGAAGCCATGTCAGCCGGACTCATTCCTGTTCTCAGTGAGATCGCGCCCTTTAGTCGTCTGGTCGACAAGACGGGGGTCGGGTTGCAACTGGAAGGGGAGGACATGCAGGGGTTGGCTACAAAAATTGAATCCCTACAGACTGATCCTGAAGCGATGGCGGCAGGAAGGGCTTCCGCTATTGCTGGTGCCCAAAGCTACGACTGGAAAGATGTCGCTCGACAGTATGTGGGTGTTTATGCCGAAGTTCTGGGTATGCCAGTCGCTTCGTCGGGTTCTGTTTCCTGA
- a CDS encoding outer membrane beta-barrel protein: protein MIAEYRYMHQINGITTCFFNIIFLIVLLWGGLFVPEARAQLAQQSFSSELPGYSSDSTGNVSLREMMQHRYTGIPVGAYILRPTLSQQIGYRTNILAAPHTSSASLITSAGLGVKSNWSRHAIGASMSVTNQAYPSLSAANYTDWSASAGGALDLRRDTLSLGYSHSFKHLSATDLGNFGVGYPVPYTTDDVRMSYRKTWARFALIPTASYDNFSFGESPTTLPTASRNMSALSHQLEMQVIQGRFEVSKGNAFVVALKGAEAQFNSRSGQLPNDYVSGGGFIGLDLRADPVLQYRLLAGGETRRFTRGGGNPVTTPTAEAQILWMPDKLNTLTFSGRRGLFDPTSPFSRNQVMSTAQIGWDRELRRDVFFHGSATYALTNSRSSTEGARSRQQNQIIFRTALDWQFTRDVKFTLNYSHTSSYTKHGASAVLDNGFSHGTFTNNSITFGVEFTR, encoded by the coding sequence ATGATTGCTGAATACCGATATATGCATCAGATCAACGGCATAACCACTTGTTTTTTTAATATAATTTTTCTGATTGTGCTGCTCTGGGGAGGCTTGTTTGTCCCGGAAGCACGGGCGCAGCTTGCCCAACAGTCTTTCTCAAGTGAATTGCCGGGTTATTCGAGCGATTCAACGGGAAATGTTTCTCTGAGAGAGATGATGCAGCATCGATACACGGGTATTCCGGTCGGTGCGTATATCCTCAGGCCGACCTTGTCCCAGCAGATCGGTTATAGAACAAATATTCTAGCTGCACCTCATACATCGAGTGCTTCTCTCATTACTTCCGCTGGATTGGGGGTGAAGTCAAACTGGTCGCGGCATGCTATCGGAGCATCCATGTCGGTCACAAATCAGGCTTATCCATCACTCAGTGCTGCCAATTATACTGACTGGTCTGCATCTGCCGGTGGCGCGCTCGATCTTCGTCGCGACACCTTGTCTCTGGGTTATTCTCATTCTTTTAAGCATTTGTCGGCGACAGATCTGGGGAACTTCGGGGTTGGCTACCCTGTGCCTTACACTACTGACGATGTGCGAATGAGCTACCGTAAAACGTGGGCACGTTTTGCTCTTATTCCAACCGCATCATATGACAATTTTTCTTTTGGGGAGAGTCCGACGACTTTGCCAACGGCCTCTCGCAACATGAGCGCCCTGAGTCATCAGCTTGAAATGCAGGTCATTCAGGGCCGATTCGAAGTTTCTAAAGGGAATGCATTCGTGGTGGCTTTGAAAGGAGCTGAGGCTCAGTTTAATTCTCGCTCCGGACAATTACCCAATGATTATGTGAGCGGAGGTGGTTTTATCGGTCTTGATCTTCGTGCTGATCCTGTCCTCCAGTATCGTTTACTGGCCGGAGGAGAAACACGCCGTTTTACAAGAGGGGGCGGTAATCCGGTTACGACACCGACAGCGGAAGCACAGATATTATGGATGCCAGACAAATTGAATACCTTGACGTTTTCTGGCCGGAGAGGGTTGTTTGATCCGACTTCCCCTTTTTCACGCAATCAGGTGATGTCAACTGCACAGATTGGTTGGGACCGCGAACTAAGAAGAGATGTGTTCTTCCATGGAAGCGCTACATATGCGCTTACGAATTCCCGCTCCTCTACCGAGGGCGCGAGGTCTCGACAACAAAATCAAATTATCTTCAGAACTGCGCTGGACTGGCAATTCACACGGGATGTCAAATTTACTTTGAACTACAGTCACACTTCAAGTTATACAAAGCACGGGGCATCGGCTGTTCTTGATAATGGTTTTTCTCATGGTACGTTCACGAATAATTCCATAACATTTGGCGTGGAGTTTACTCGCTAA
- a CDS encoding polysaccharide biosynthesis/export family protein, which produces MSLRLIQRLVVVGISGLLLAACSPTHGLKPIPPVTGAYHLGAGDQIRILTYNDPQLSNSFFVSDGGTIAFPLLGTVMAAGQTPADFATALSSQLATKGLLHKPSVSVEVTQYRPVFVLGEIQKPGQYNYLPGMTMETAVALAGGYTYRAIKNPASVVRTEGTPDGRPMKGRISEETYLAPGDVITIYERFF; this is translated from the coding sequence ATGTCGTTACGTCTCATACAGCGATTGGTCGTGGTCGGCATATCTGGTCTTCTTCTGGCTGCCTGTTCTCCAACACACGGATTGAAGCCTATTCCACCAGTGACGGGCGCCTATCATCTTGGTGCGGGAGATCAGATCCGGATTCTGACCTACAATGACCCTCAATTAAGCAATTCCTTTTTTGTGAGTGATGGGGGTACGATTGCTTTCCCTCTTTTGGGGACTGTCATGGCGGCAGGTCAGACACCGGCAGATTTTGCGACAGCTTTGAGTAGCCAGTTGGCAACGAAAGGTTTGTTGCATAAGCCAAGCGTTTCTGTTGAAGTGACTCAATACAGGCCGGTATTTGTTTTGGGAGAGATACAGAAGCCTGGTCAGTATAACTATCTTCCCGGTATGACGATGGAAACGGCTGTGGCGCTTGCCGGAGGGTACACCTATCGAGCCATCAAAAATCCGGCGAGTGTGGTTCGGACGGAAGGGACACCAGATGGCCGTCCAATGAAAGGTAGGATCTCGGAAGAGACTTACCTTGCTCCTGGAGACGTCATAACAATCTATGAGCGATTTTTCTGA
- a CDS encoding DUF2312 domain-containing protein: MSDVPFDIDDEAAASRARQAAAPESNVGGIAADRLRSIIERVERLEEERKALAGDIKDIFSEAKSAGFDVATIKQILRLRKKEPSEIEEQETLLDIYKRALGM; the protein is encoded by the coding sequence ATGTCTGACGTCCCTTTTGATATTGATGATGAAGCCGCTGCCAGCAGGGCACGTCAGGCCGCTGCCCCGGAATCAAATGTAGGTGGTATTGCAGCTGACCGGCTGAGAAGCATCATCGAACGAGTCGAGCGTCTTGAAGAAGAGCGCAAAGCTCTGGCCGGTGACATTAAAGACATTTTCAGCGAGGCTAAGTCTGCCGGATTTGATGTAGCGACCATCAAGCAAATCCTGCGGCTGAGAAAAAAGGAGCCCTCCGAGATAGAAGAGCAGGAAACGCTGCTGGATATCTACAAAAGAGCTCTTGGAATGTAA
- the zwf gene encoding glucose-6-phosphate dehydrogenase, with protein sequence MAEQVAAAGSSSKIQADGKQSVPDAAAFDFVIVGATGDLTMRKLLPAFYECFRRGQIDGSAKIIGVARSPLSAEGYRSKAQAALKDFVASASYDDAISRDFLGLVQYVSLDMSGRDADWTGLANQLSAEKERPRVFYVATAPKLYVPTADAIAHNKLITESSRIVLEKPIGTDQATAAEINDGVGQHFTEEQIFRIDHYLGKQTVQNILALRFANPILERVWNADSIAHVQITAAETVGVGKRGPYYDSAGALRDMVQNHLLQVLSLVAMEPPTAFSAMDLRDEKLKILRALKPMSDHDIATDTVRAQYGEGRVDGEQVPGYLEDLGAPVSTTETCLAIRAEIRTARWAGVPFYIRTGKRMARKETTVVVQFRPQPWAIFTDNPEPGQLVLRIQPNEGVSLSLASKDPASEQYRLKEAVLDVDYVKAFNTRYPDSYEDLLMAAVRGDQVLFIRRDEVEASWRWIEPILRGWEKNVRPLETYPAGDQGPASSDELLARDGFVWKESIQ encoded by the coding sequence ATGGCTGAACAGGTGGCTGCTGCTGGCTCATCCAGCAAGATTCAGGCCGATGGAAAGCAGTCTGTTCCGGACGCCGCCGCCTTTGATTTCGTGATCGTCGGCGCGACCGGCGATCTGACAATGCGCAAGCTTCTCCCTGCTTTCTATGAATGTTTTCGTCGCGGGCAGATCGACGGGAGCGCGAAGATTATCGGTGTCGCCCGGTCCCCGCTGAGTGCTGAAGGGTATCGGAGCAAGGCTCAGGCGGCTCTGAAGGATTTTGTGGCGTCTGCGTCGTATGATGACGCCATAAGCCGGGATTTTCTTGGGCTCGTGCAGTATGTCTCGCTCGACATGTCGGGCAGGGATGCCGACTGGACCGGACTGGCAAACCAGCTTTCCGCCGAAAAAGAGCGCCCACGGGTCTTTTATGTAGCGACGGCCCCGAAGCTCTACGTCCCGACCGCGGACGCGATTGCTCATAACAAGCTGATTACGGAAAGCAGCCGGATCGTTCTGGAAAAGCCAATCGGTACGGATCAGGCGACTGCGGCCGAGATCAACGATGGCGTTGGCCAGCATTTTACGGAAGAGCAGATTTTCCGCATAGATCATTATCTCGGCAAGCAGACCGTGCAGAATATTCTGGCGCTCCGGTTCGCAAATCCCATTCTGGAGCGCGTGTGGAACGCTGATTCCATTGCTCATGTGCAGATTACAGCCGCTGAAACGGTTGGTGTCGGCAAGCGGGGACCGTATTACGATAGCGCGGGCGCTCTGCGTGACATGGTGCAGAATCATCTGCTTCAGGTGCTGAGCCTTGTTGCGATGGAGCCGCCCACGGCTTTTTCGGCCATGGATCTGCGAGACGAAAAGCTGAAGATCCTACGTGCCCTGAAGCCGATGTCCGACCATGATATCGCCACTGACACGGTGCGGGCCCAGTATGGCGAAGGCCGCGTCGATGGGGAGCAGGTGCCGGGATATCTTGAAGATCTTGGCGCGCCGGTGAGCACGACGGAAACCTGCCTCGCCATCAGGGCGGAAATCCGCACGGCCCGATGGGCCGGCGTGCCGTTCTATATCCGGACCGGTAAACGCATGGCCCGCAAGGAAACGACGGTTGTCGTTCAGTTTCGTCCGCAGCCATGGGCCATTTTCACTGACAACCCGGAGCCCGGTCAGCTCGTGTTGCGAATCCAGCCCAATGAGGGTGTTTCCCTGTCGCTGGCCAGCAAGGACCCTGCTTCGGAGCAGTATCGGCTGAAAGAAGCCGTGCTCGATGTGGATTATGTGAAGGCGTTCAACACCCGCTATCCTGACTCCTACGAGGATCTGTTGATGGCTGCCGTGCGTGGTGATCAGGTCCTGTTTATCCGCCGTGACGAGGTTGAGGCGTCCTGGCGATGGATCGAGCCGATTCTTCGCGGCTGGGAGAAGAACGTCCGACCGCTTGAAACCTACCCTGCCGGAGATCAGGGACCAGCCTCGTCAGATGAACTGCTGGCGCGGGATGGTTTTGTCTGGAAAGAAAGCATTCAATGA
- a CDS encoding histidine phosphatase family protein, translating to MAIRCLVRHPRVEVTPGVCYGQSDVGLATGWEVFASQLADYMQKTGIRMLVASPLARCRLPAQWAAAQTHCELRLDERLKEISFGDWELCAWDSIPRAALDAWAADLSGFSPPQGESGQELIARVTAFWNEASTGEACAILSHGGPLRILEALVARKEIDLSVTAIPLGKIAPVS from the coding sequence ATGGCCATCCGGTGCCTCGTCCGACATCCCCGGGTCGAGGTGACGCCGGGGGTCTGTTACGGCCAGTCTGATGTGGGGCTCGCTACAGGCTGGGAGGTTTTCGCTTCTCAACTGGCGGATTACATGCAGAAAACCGGCATCAGAATGCTGGTGGCCTCACCTCTGGCGCGCTGTCGCCTTCCGGCTCAATGGGCGGCGGCGCAAACGCATTGCGAATTGCGTCTGGATGAGCGGCTGAAAGAGATCAGTTTCGGAGACTGGGAACTGTGCGCTTGGGACAGCATCCCTCGGGCTGCTCTTGACGCATGGGCGGCTGATCTGTCCGGATTTTCCCCTCCGCAGGGAGAAAGCGGCCAGGAACTGATAGCTCGCGTCACGGCTTTCTGGAACGAAGCAAGCACGGGAGAGGCGTGTGCAATCCTCTCGCATGGAGGCCCCCTGCGCATTCTGGAGGCGCTTGTTGCACGAAAAGAGATTGATCTTTCAGTCACGGCAATACCGCTGGGGAAGATAGCGCCTGTTTCATAA
- the cobS gene encoding adenosylcobinamide-GDP ribazoletransferase, producing the protein MGCLAADFLAALGLFTRLPLQWLEKHAAGVDLRRSVRVWPLTGGLIGALTACAMWLGYAVHLPPAVSAICAVMMQLLVTGGLHEDGLADSADGMVGGRTVERRLEIMRDSRIGSYGTLALCSVVALRCACIASLPVSCLFPSLILAGSLSRAAILLELKWGKPARQDGLASALFPLSSRPFAAALLTTLLLAVLLIPANEIITSFAAALLTTTLTHRFSIKKIGGFTGDILGAEAVLAELAVLVTLTSFNG; encoded by the coding sequence TTGGGATGTCTCGCCGCAGATTTCCTTGCCGCCCTTGGCCTGTTCACCCGACTGCCGCTGCAATGGCTTGAAAAACATGCAGCAGGAGTCGATCTTCGTCGATCGGTCCGGGTCTGGCCGCTTACTGGCGGACTGATCGGCGCTCTGACAGCCTGCGCCATGTGGCTGGGCTATGCCGTGCACCTTCCGCCAGCCGTATCCGCTATCTGCGCCGTGATGATGCAACTGCTCGTCACGGGAGGCCTCCATGAGGACGGGCTTGCTGACAGTGCGGACGGCATGGTCGGCGGCAGAACGGTGGAGCGCCGTCTGGAGATCATGCGGGACAGTCGCATTGGCTCCTATGGAACACTGGCATTATGCAGTGTCGTAGCCCTCCGCTGCGCCTGCATTGCCTCTTTACCGGTATCCTGCCTGTTCCCCTCACTGATTCTGGCAGGAAGCCTCTCGCGGGCCGCCATACTGCTGGAACTGAAATGGGGAAAACCCGCACGACAGGATGGACTGGCCAGCGCCCTGTTTCCTCTTTCCTCACGCCCCTTTGCCGCAGCGCTCCTCACGACTCTCCTGCTCGCAGTCCTTCTGATTCCGGCCAATGAAATCATTACGTCTTTCGCAGCCGCACTTTTGACCACCACCCTGACGCATCGCTTCAGCATAAAAAAGATTGGTGGTTTTACAGGTGATATCCTTGGAGCAGAAGCCGTGCTTGCTGAACTTGCCGTGCTTGTCACACTGACGTCGTTCAATGGATAG
- the cobT gene encoding nicotinate-nucleotide--dimethylbenzimidazole phosphoribosyltransferase, with protein sequence MSTPPFTAPLFADMDSLRALCRAPASSDTVAINQIAEREATLTKPAGSLGRLEELTAWLGAWQRRSTPRLERVQTIIFAGNHGVAAQGVSAWPSDVTALMVQNFRNGGAAINQLSRYAETALTIETLEDLRPTEDFTQTAAMNDGTFLRMLERGFNSVSPETDLLCLGEMGIGNTTPAAALSAALFGGDGTEWAGRGAGNDDAAMTRKISAIDRALALHRAAFTDPLQIARRLGGHELAAMMGATIAARVHGIPVLLDGFVCTAAVAPLHVLHPEGLAHCRIAHCSAEPGHTRLAGLLEQKPLLDLGLRLGEASGSTLAVPLLRAALACHTGMHTFAEAGIG encoded by the coding sequence ATGAGCACGCCTCCTTTTACAGCCCCCCTTTTTGCAGACATGGACAGCCTGCGCGCCCTGTGCCGTGCCCCCGCATCCAGCGATACGGTCGCCATAAACCAGATTGCCGAACGTGAGGCCACACTCACCAAGCCAGCCGGCAGTCTTGGACGACTGGAAGAGCTGACAGCATGGCTGGGCGCGTGGCAACGACGAAGCACACCCCGGCTTGAACGTGTCCAGACGATCATCTTCGCAGGCAATCATGGCGTCGCCGCGCAGGGTGTGTCGGCATGGCCATCGGATGTGACTGCCCTGATGGTACAGAACTTCCGTAATGGCGGCGCGGCCATCAACCAGCTCTCCCGGTATGCGGAGACAGCTCTGACCATAGAGACGCTGGAAGACCTTCGTCCGACAGAGGATTTCACGCAGACCGCCGCCATGAATGACGGGACGTTTCTCCGCATGCTGGAGCGCGGTTTCAATTCTGTCTCACCCGAAACCGATCTGCTCTGTCTGGGCGAGATGGGCATCGGCAACACAACCCCTGCCGCCGCGCTGTCAGCAGCACTCTTTGGAGGCGATGGAACAGAATGGGCCGGCCGGGGCGCAGGCAATGACGATGCCGCCATGACGCGCAAAATTTCCGCCATTGACCGGGCTCTGGCGCTTCATCGCGCTGCTTTCACCGATCCCCTGCAGATCGCCCGTCGATTGGGCGGCCATGAACTCGCCGCCATGATGGGCGCCACCATTGCCGCTCGGGTCCACGGCATTCCCGTGCTTCTGGACGGGTTCGTCTGCACGGCGGCGGTCGCCCCTCTGCACGTCCTGCATCCTGAAGGGTTGGCGCACTGCCGGATCGCGCATTGCTCCGCCGAGCCCGGCCACACACGGCTGGCAGGCCTGCTGGAACAAAAGCCACTTCTCGATCTGGGGCTTCGTCTGGGCGAGGCGTCCGGCTCCACCCTCGCTGTCCCACTGCTCCGTGCAGCGCTCGCCTGCCACACTGGCATGCACACCTTTGCCGAGGCCGGCATTGGCTGA
- the cobU gene encoding bifunctional adenosylcobinamide kinase/adenosylcobinamide-phosphate guanylyltransferase, protein MIELVLGGVRSGKSRYAESVVKRFPAPWIYLATGRAWDDEMQERIVRHQADRGEGWLTVEEPLELVDALVAAGDVPVLVDCLTLWLTNLLMAERDISIEKQRLLIALSRRKALTVLVGNEVGLGIVPENALARRFRDEAGWLHQAVAAQAEKVVLCVAGIPCVIKEVSGPATD, encoded by the coding sequence ATGATTGAACTGGTTCTGGGGGGCGTTCGGTCCGGCAAAAGTCGTTACGCAGAGAGTGTGGTGAAACGGTTTCCCGCGCCATGGATCTATCTCGCCACGGGGCGGGCCTGGGATGATGAGATGCAGGAGCGCATCGTGCGTCATCAGGCTGATCGTGGAGAGGGGTGGCTCACGGTTGAAGAGCCGTTGGAGTTGGTGGATGCGCTGGTCGCGGCAGGTGATGTGCCGGTTCTTGTTGACTGCCTGACTCTCTGGCTGACAAATCTTCTGATGGCGGAGAGGGATATTTCGATTGAGAAGCAGCGATTACTGATCGCGCTTTCCCGCCGCAAGGCTCTGACGGTGCTGGTTGGTAACGAAGTCGGTCTGGGCATTGTGCCTGAGAACGCGCTGGCCCGCCGTTTCCGGGACGAGGCGGGCTGGCTGCATCAGGCAGTTGCCGCGCAGGCGGAAAAAGTCGTTCTGTGCGTGGCGGGAATTCCGTGTGTTATCAAGGAGGTTTCTGGTCCTGCGACTGATTGA